In the Tamandua tetradactyla isolate mTamTet1 chromosome 8, mTamTet1.pri, whole genome shotgun sequence genome, AGTGCTTCCTGTACACagtcatggcctatgaccgctaccTGGCTATCTGTCAACCCCTGCACTACCCAGTGGTCATGACCAGGCGGATGTGGACAGGGCTGGCTGGGATCACTTGGGCCATAGGTGCTGGACATTCTGCAGCCCATACCGCCCTCACCTTCCTCCTGCCCTACTGTGGGCCTCACCACATTGCATACTTCTTCTGTGACATCCCCCCTGTGCTGAAGCTGGCCTGTGCAGACACCACCGTCAATGAGCTGGTCATGCTTGCCAACATTGGCACTGTGGCCGCAGGCTGCCTGGTCCTCATTGTCATATCCTACGTCTTCATTGTAGTAGCTGTGTTACGGATCCACACGGCCGAGGGCCGGCAACGTGCCTTCTCCACTTGCACCGCCCACCTCACAGTGGTTCTTCTATACTACATGCCACCTGTCTGCATCTACCTACAGCCTCGCTCCAGTGGTGCAGGAGCTGGGGCCCCTGCTGTCTTCTACACAGTGGTCACACCAACGCTCAATCCTTTCATTTATACTCTGCGGAACAAGGAGATGAAGCAGGCTCTGCAAAGGCTTCTGTGCCAAGGCTCCAGAGGGTCTACAGGAGGCAGCCAACCCCCCTAACCTGCATTATCACGCTCTTAATTTGTTGTCCAGAAAACAGTGAGCCACATATCAAAATGGGGAGGGAAAATTATTCAAGCGGAAGTCAGTATAACTGAGTTTCAGCTCAGCCACTAacttttttttgcttcatttggCTAAGTGAGCTGCTTCAAAGTCTCCTCACTCACAAactctccatctgtaaaataaaaggaCTGGATTAAGTGATGTCTGGAGCTGTGTAAAATGCTATTCAtatcctcatttatttttaaatttttatgaaatgatttttgttaaatatatgatacatataaaaAATAGAGATAGCATAaagtacaaataataaaatgaacctTTGTATACCCACTGTCCCATCTAAGGGAAGGAACCAAATTTTTTAGGGTGATAAAATACAACTTTGAAGAGAAAAATGACCTAACCCACTTCATTTAGAGAGTATCAGAGTTAAATCTAGAACCCATTAGCCTGACATTTTGTTAAATTCGAACATATAGAGAAAATTCCAGCAAGGGTACAACTTAATATACATGTAAcagttattcatatttttaaacaatagctTAAAATCATTAATCACTTgaatattcattatttaaatgTTGTTGCTACCAGGGAAGTCcttcattttatgaagatatttGATCCACTTAATTACATGCATCATAATCTCCTTTGCAAGCCACATCTTTAGGAGTAGTGGTGAACTTCTACCTCAGAACTTCCATACCACATAATGACAAATAGTAAGAATGCTTACCTCTGCAAGCATGTACTATGTTATAAATTTATCCTGTTGTAatagtgtttttgtttcttatcCATTTGACAGATATTCACTATAAGTAAAATAGCAGTTTGTGTATTCCTGACATTGTAGGCAGGCTGGGAAAAATAATAGTCATATGAAATTGCCCTCTTTTGA is a window encoding:
- the LOC143643264 gene encoding olfactory receptor 10S1-like yields the protein MAVETENPNQTMVSYFFLEGLTYTAEHPSLFFLLFLLIYSITVTGNLLILITVGSDHHLFSPMYHFLGHLSFLDACLSTVTVPKVMAGLLTLDGKVISFEGCVVQLYCFHFLASTECFLYTVMAYDRYLAICQPLHYPVVMTRRMWTGLAGITWAIGAGHSAAHTALTFLLPYCGPHHIAYFFCDIPPVLKLACADTTVNELVMLANIGTVAAGCLVLIVISYVFIVVAVLRIHTAEGRQRAFSTCTAHLTVVLLYYMPPVCIYLQPRSSGAGAGAPAVFYTVVTPTLNPFIYTLRNKEMKQALQRLLCQGSRGSTGGSQPP